A genomic region of Pseudoxanthomonas suwonensis contains the following coding sequences:
- the azu gene encoding azurin, with protein MKLAPTLLAIALFGAAGMAHAAANCTVSLKGDDAMKFDLKEATVSASCTTITIELVHTGKLPAAAMGHNVVVTTTPDLAGVARDAIKAGAANAYVPKDDARVIAATPLIGGGEKTKVTVPGKKLTAGGDYSFFCSFPGHSTLMKGKLVVTK; from the coding sequence ATGAAACTCGCCCCCACCCTGCTCGCCATCGCCCTGTTCGGCGCCGCCGGCATGGCCCACGCCGCCGCCAACTGCACCGTTTCGCTCAAGGGCGACGACGCGATGAAGTTCGACCTGAAGGAAGCCACGGTCTCGGCCAGCTGCACCACCATCACCATCGAGCTGGTCCACACCGGCAAGCTGCCGGCCGCCGCGATGGGCCACAACGTGGTCGTGACCACCACGCCCGACCTGGCCGGCGTCGCCCGCGACGCGATCAAGGCCGGCGCGGCCAACGCCTACGTGCCCAAGGATGACGCCCGGGTGATCGCGGCTACCCCGTTGATCGGTGGCGGCGAGAAGACCAAGGTCACCGTCCCCGGCAAGAAGCTCACCGCCGGCGGCGACTACAGCTTCTTCTGCAGCTTTCCCGGCCACTCGACCCTGATGAAGGGCAAGCTGGTCGTGACCAAGTAA